From Candidatus Neomarinimicrobiota bacterium, a single genomic window includes:
- a CDS encoding amidohydrolase family protein, whose protein sequence is MASIADLLIVNAAEVVTCAGFSQAPARGADQGRLAVIEEGAVAVAGGRIQEVGKSADLRKAYPLPDDQIIDAGGGVVLPGFVDPHTHLVFAGERSAEWEDRMQGQPYLEILRKGGGIRSTVRATRAASTDELLDNASLWARRCYRHGTTTMEIKSGYGLDRETELKMLEVAQRLTGADLPRVVSTYLGAHVLPSDYATDREGYLRLVERTAVEVKERQLARFFYVFCEQEAFTLAETERLLKH, encoded by the coding sequence ATGGCATCTATCGCCGACCTGCTGATCGTCAACGCCGCCGAGGTGGTCACCTGCGCGGGCTTTTCCCAGGCGCCGGCCCGGGGAGCGGACCAGGGGCGGCTGGCTGTTATTGAAGAAGGAGCAGTGGCAGTGGCAGGTGGCAGGATACAGGAGGTGGGGAAAAGCGCCGACCTGCGTAAGGCCTATCCCCTACCTGACGATCAGATCATTGACGCCGGCGGCGGGGTGGTGCTGCCCGGTTTTGTGGACCCCCACACCCACCTGGTGTTCGCCGGTGAGCGCTCGGCCGAATGGGAGGATCGCATGCAGGGACAGCCCTACCTGGAGATCCTGCGTAAGGGGGGCGGTATCCGGAGCACGGTGCGGGCTACCCGGGCAGCCTCAACCGATGAGTTGTTGGATAATGCAAGCCTTTGGGCCCGGCGGTGCTACCGGCACGGCACCACCACTATGGAGATCAAAAGCGGCTACGGCCTGGACCGGGAGACAGAGCTGAAAATGCTGGAAGTGGCTCAACGGCTCACCGGGGCCGATCTGCCACGGGTGGTGTCTACCTACCTGGGGGCTCACGTGCTGCCCAGCGACTACGCCACCGATCGGGAGGGCTATCTGCGGCTGGTAGAGCGGACCGCCGTGGAGGTCAAGGAGCGGCAGCTTGCGCGGTTTTTTTACGTGTTCTGCGAGCAGGAGGCCTTTACGCTGGCCGAGACTGAGCGTCTGCTCAAACAT